The following coding sequences are from one Salmo trutta chromosome 36, fSalTru1.1, whole genome shotgun sequence window:
- the LOC115175432 gene encoding sorting nexin-10A, translated as MERIDSLMKQEFVSVWVQDPQFHKDDFWHTHIDYEICLHTNSMCFRKKTSCVRRQYSEFVWLRQRLQDNAMLIELPKLPSWNPFFSLNNPYQVNQRMKGLQEFLETVLQDPLLLSDSRVHLFLQSQLSVTKMEACVSGQTRYTVAQAIQMCSDCHRTRFLVEKSRKEYCDSNCESTTSSGLGHSHDSGVPQSSSPLPCDSSTCENCDGNLAIRDRGFFSRESSCEQEHTEP; from the exons ATGGAGAGGATTGACAGTCTAATGAAACAG GAGTTTGTCAGTGTCTGGGTCCAGGATCCACAGTTCCACAAAGATGACTTCTGGCACACGCACATCGACTACGAGATCTGTTTACAT ACCAATAGCATGTGTTTTAGGAAGAAGACGTCCTGTGTGCGTAGGCAGTACAGTGAGTTTGTTTGGCTCCGGCAGCGTCTGCAGGACAATGCTATGCTCAT CGAGTTGCCCAAACTACCTTCCTGGAATCCGTTCTTCAGTCTGAACAACCCCTATCAGGTCAACCAGCGGATGAAGGGCCTACAGGAGTTCCTAGAGAC TGTCCTCCAGGACCCCCTGCTGCTGTCTGACAGTAGAGTGCACCTGTTCCTCCAATCCCAGCTCAGCGTGACCAAGATGGAGGCGTGTGTCTCGGGCCAGACACGCTACACAGTGGCCCAGGCCATCCAGATGTGTAGCGACTGCCACCGTACACGCTTCCTCGTAGAGAAGAGCCGCAAGGAGTACTGCGACTCGAACTGCGAAAG cACCACATCGTCAGGTCTAGGCCACAGCCACGACTCGGGGGTCCCCCAGAGCTCCAGCCCCCTACCCTGTGACAGCAGCACTTGTGAAAACTGTGATGGAAACCTAGCCATCAGGGACAGAGGATTTTTCAGCAGAGAGTCCTCTTGTGAGCAGGAACACACTGAGCCCTGA